One Roseburia rectibacter DNA window includes the following coding sequences:
- the thiS gene encoding sulfur carrier protein ThiS, producing the protein MQITVAGNKKEVKDDLKLTELFELEQVETPEYVTVSINEEFVPSDQVQSTVLKDGDNVEFLYFMGGGSYGINR; encoded by the coding sequence ATGCAGATCACAGTAGCAGGAAACAAAAAAGAAGTAAAAGATGACTTAAAGTTAACAGAACTGTTCGAGTTAGAGCAGGTGGAAACCCCGGAGTATGTGACCGTTTCCATCAATGAGGAATTTGTTCCATCTGACCAGGTGCAGTCAACGGTATTAAAAGATGGTGACAACGTAGAATTTTTATATTTCATGGGAGGAGGCAGCTATGGCATTAACAGATGA
- a CDS encoding thioredoxin family protein: protein MAQRINKDNFEEKVLKNPLPVLVDFYSDSCIPCKQLSPVLGDIEDEREDTLSVYKVNVNYDMELAEKYDVMGVPALRLFVQGEVKAERAGAAGKADIEAWIDENLK from the coding sequence ATGGCACAGCGAATCAACAAAGACAATTTTGAAGAAAAAGTCCTGAAAAATCCGCTGCCTGTTCTGGTTGATTTTTATTCAGACAGCTGTATTCCGTGCAAGCAGTTATCACCGGTGCTTGGGGATATTGAGGACGAACGCGAAGACACACTTTCCGTATACAAAGTCAATGTCAATTATGACATGGAGCTTGCAGAAAAGTATGATGTCATGGGTGTACCGGCACTGCGGTTGTTTGTGCAGGGCGAAGTCAAAGCAGAGAGAGCCGGTGCAGCAGGAAAAGCTGACATTGAAGCCTGGATCGATGAAAATTTAAAATAG
- a CDS encoding sulfurtransferase TusA family protein, whose translation MEIAGIAIDETVDITDKVCPLTFVKAKVALEELDDGEVIAIRMNDGEPVQNVPRSVKEEGHQILKLVDNEDGTYNLIVRKVEG comes from the coding sequence ATGGAAATCGCAGGAATTGCAATCGACGAAACAGTAGATATTACCGATAAAGTATGCCCGCTCACTTTCGTAAAAGCAAAGGTAGCGCTGGAGGAATTAGATGATGGCGAAGTCATTGCCATCCGCATGAACGATGGTGAGCCGGTACAGAACGTACCGCGCAGTGTCAAGGAAGAGGGACATCAGATCTTAAAACTGGTGGACAATGAAGATGGAACTTATAACCTGATCGTCCGCAAGGTAGAGGGATAG
- a CDS encoding 4Fe-4S binding protein codes for MAGVDYAALKKGGFMRQKQKGFFSLRIQVVGGNLTAENIKTVAEVAEKYGKGYIHMTSRQGIEIPFVNFENIEEVKAELAKGGVKPGVCGPRVRTVTACQGSEICPSGCIDTYSLAQELDEHYFGRELPHKFKFGVTGCQNNCLKAEENDIGIKGGMEVTWAEDKCIGCGVCEKACRQGAIKCEGNKVTINRDKCNYCGRCVKSCPTNAWEGNSGYLVSFGGLFGNQIYKGEQLLPIVHDKETLFRVTDAAIDFFRDHANPGERFRLTLQRVGEDEFRKKIKDAYEGK; via the coding sequence ATGGCGGGAGTCGATTATGCAGCATTAAAAAAAGGTGGATTCATGAGACAGAAGCAGAAAGGATTTTTCTCACTCAGAATCCAGGTAGTTGGAGGTAATCTGACTGCAGAAAATATTAAGACCGTGGCAGAGGTTGCGGAAAAGTACGGAAAAGGCTATATACATATGACATCCAGACAGGGAATCGAGATTCCGTTTGTCAATTTTGAGAATATCGAGGAAGTAAAAGCAGAGCTTGCAAAAGGCGGCGTGAAACCGGGTGTCTGCGGACCGAGAGTCCGTACCGTCACGGCCTGTCAGGGATCGGAGATCTGTCCAAGCGGATGTATCGATACCTATTCACTGGCGCAGGAGTTAGATGAGCATTATTTTGGACGCGAACTTCCTCACAAGTTCAAATTTGGTGTGACCGGATGCCAGAATAACTGCTTAAAGGCAGAGGAAAATGATATCGGAATCAAAGGCGGTATGGAGGTTACATGGGCAGAGGATAAATGTATCGGCTGTGGAGTCTGTGAAAAGGCATGCCGTCAGGGTGCGATCAAATGTGAAGGAAATAAAGTGACGATCAACCGTGATAAGTGTAATTACTGCGGACGCTGCGTAAAATCCTGCCCGACCAATGCGTGGGAAGGAAACAGCGGATATCTGGTTTCTTTCGGTGGATTGTTCGGCAATCAGATCTATAAAGGCGAACAGCTTTTACCGATCGTACATGACAAAGAAACATTGTTCCGTGTCACGGATGCGGCAATCGACTTTTTCAGAGACCATGCAAATCCGGGCGAGCGTTTCCGTCTGACATTACAGCGTGTCGGCGAGGATGAGTTCCGCAAAAAGATAAAAGATGCTTACGAGGGAAAGTAA
- a CDS encoding O-acetylhomoserine aminocarboxypropyltransferase/cysteine synthase family protein, translating to MKFNTSLLHGAFRGEPQTGATLTPIYQSSAFEQESAERLEKIFHNQAPGFSYTRINNPTVEAFEKRMTVLEGGKSSVACASGMAAMFNAFANILQAGDEIVSSASLYGGSIDLFRDLEAFGIKTHYVENNDLDAFCKATNAHTRLYFAETLGNPRLDVTDIKALAKLAHENGVPLIIDNTAATAYLVKPLSLGADIVVNSSSKYINGNSNSISGVITDGGTFKWDTEKYPGMRDFVKFGPFAYTAKLRNGLFRNTGACLSPQNAFLNSIGLETLGLRMERICDNAMQLAAYIEENYKDITVNYAGLKSSSWHEIAASQFDGHYGGIFTLRLGSKERAFAFINALKYPLKVSNIGDTKSLVIHPESTISVHSTEEEKRAGGVFDDLVRISVGIEDIDDLIWDFKQAIESLS from the coding sequence GTGAAATTTAATACATCTTTGCTGCACGGTGCTTTTCGGGGGGAACCGCAGACGGGAGCAACATTAACACCAATTTATCAGTCGAGTGCATTTGAACAGGAATCGGCGGAGCGTCTGGAAAAGATATTTCATAATCAGGCTCCGGGATTTTCCTATACGAGGATCAATAATCCGACCGTTGAGGCATTTGAGAAAAGGATGACTGTGTTAGAGGGCGGTAAATCAAGCGTTGCCTGTGCATCCGGAATGGCTGCAATGTTTAATGCATTTGCAAATATTTTACAGGCAGGCGATGAGATCGTATCAAGCGCGAGCCTTTATGGTGGAAGCATTGATCTTTTCCGGGATCTGGAAGCATTTGGCATCAAAACACATTATGTGGAGAATAACGATCTTGATGCATTCTGCAAGGCAACCAATGCACACACAAGACTTTATTTTGCGGAGACACTCGGAAATCCAAGACTGGATGTGACAGATATTAAGGCACTTGCAAAGCTGGCACATGAAAATGGCGTACCGCTGATCATCGACAACACGGCAGCCACTGCGTATCTGGTAAAACCGCTTTCTCTGGGAGCAGACATCGTTGTGAACTCTTCTTCGAAATATATCAATGGAAACAGCAATTCCATCAGTGGAGTGATCACAGACGGCGGAACCTTTAAGTGGGATACGGAAAAATATCCAGGCATGCGTGATTTTGTAAAATTCGGACCGTTTGCATATACAGCAAAGCTCAGAAACGGACTGTTCCGCAACACCGGAGCCTGTCTTTCGCCGCAAAATGCATTTTTAAACAGCATTGGGCTTGAGACATTGGGACTTCGCATGGAGCGTATCTGCGACAATGCAATGCAGCTTGCGGCTTATATCGAAGAAAATTATAAAGATATCACAGTAAATTATGCAGGACTGAAATCAAGCAGCTGGCATGAAATTGCAGCAAGCCAGTTTGACGGTCACTACGGCGGCATCTTTACCTTAAGGCTTGGCAGCAAGGAGCGGGCATTTGCATTTATCAATGCATTAAAATATCCGCTTAAGGTATCGAACATCGGTGATACCAAATCGCTTGTCATTCATCCGGAATCGACCATCAGCGTACACAGTACAGAGGAAGAAAAGCGGGCAGGCGGTGTATTTGATGATCTGGTGCGCATCAGCGTCGGAATCGAGGATATAGATGATCTGATCTGGGATTTTAAACAGGCAATTGAGAGCCTTTCCTGA
- a CDS encoding winged helix-turn-helix transcriptional regulator, whose product MAKYRKKLEADIRCPLEYGLAVFGGKWKSRIICVLSADKKLRYSEIRKEMYNITDAVLAATLKDLIADGIVDRKSYDEIPPRVEYSLTEKGNSVVPILQSICRWSDIFYKEDVENEMKQCQKCDYHR is encoded by the coding sequence ATGGCAAAATACAGAAAAAAATTAGAGGCTGATATCCGTTGCCCGCTTGAATACGGTCTTGCGGTCTTTGGTGGCAAATGGAAATCGCGTATTATATGTGTGCTTTCCGCCGATAAAAAACTGCGTTACAGCGAGATACGGAAAGAAATGTATAACATCACAGACGCAGTTTTAGCAGCAACGTTAAAAGATCTCATAGCCGATGGTATTGTCGACCGGAAATCATATGATGAGATACCGCCGAGAGTTGAGTATTCACTTACGGAAAAAGGAAATTCGGTTGTTCCGATATTGCAGAGTATCTGCCGGTGGTCAGATATTTTCTATAAGGAAGATGTGGAAAATGAGATGAAACAGTGCCAGAAATGTGACTATCACAGATAG
- a CDS encoding FecCD family ABC transporter permease — translation MKKHKSITILLMCMLLLVSVCAGILFGSVNIAFKDILHCLTGADHSSTSYILITTVRIPRVLGGLFAGIGLSCSGVILQGVMNNSLASPSTIGVNSGSGFAVMLAMIFSPANSFTLPVFAFCGALITTLLIFFLAALSDSSRTTIILAGITVSSFLSAGINTIKLLNTDITVNLTSFLIGSLSGLTLSRLILPCLCIAIAFFVSLFLAQPLNMLGLGDDIARSLGLRVSLTRFLLLSLASILAGCVVSFAGLLGFIGLIIPHICRRLFGNDARFLLPCSALLGGSFVLLCDLLGRILFSPFELPAGIIMSFVGGPFFLYLLLKKKGGRRVHA, via the coding sequence ATGAAAAAGCACAAAAGCATTACCATCCTTCTGATGTGTATGTTACTCCTCGTGTCTGTCTGCGCAGGCATTTTATTTGGAAGCGTGAATATTGCATTCAAAGATATCTTACATTGTCTGACCGGGGCAGACCACAGTTCTACTTCTTATATTTTAATCACTACCGTGCGCATCCCACGCGTGCTCGGCGGACTTTTTGCCGGGATCGGGCTGTCCTGTTCGGGTGTGATCTTACAGGGCGTAATGAACAATTCGCTGGCAAGCCCAAGCACGATCGGTGTCAATTCCGGCTCCGGTTTTGCGGTCATGCTCGCCATGATCTTTTCCCCGGCAAACTCATTTACACTTCCGGTCTTTGCGTTTTGCGGCGCCCTGATCACCACACTGCTGATCTTTTTTCTGGCTGCGCTCTCAGACAGTTCAAGGACTACGATCATTCTTGCCGGAATTACAGTCTCAAGTTTTTTAAGTGCAGGCATCAATACGATCAAACTTTTAAATACGGATATCACGGTGAATCTGACGTCTTTTCTGATCGGTTCCCTCTCCGGGCTTACCCTAAGCAGGCTGATCCTGCCGTGCCTCTGTATTGCTATTGCATTCTTTGTTTCCTTGTTTCTCGCACAGCCGTTAAATATGCTCGGACTTGGGGATGACATCGCGCGCTCCCTCGGACTGCGCGTTTCACTCACCCGCTTTTTGCTTCTGTCCCTCGCAAGCATCCTTGCCGGATGTGTCGTCAGTTTCGCCGGTCTGCTCGGCTTTATCGGACTGATCATCCCGCATATCTGCAGGCGGCTTTTTGGCAATGATGCACGTTTTCTTTTGCCGTGCTCCGCACTTTTGGGCGGCAGTTTTGTACTGTTATGTGACCTGCTCGGACGAATACTCTTCTCTCCGTTTGAGCTGCCCGCCGGGATTATCATGTCGTTCGTCGGCGGACCGTTTTTCCTGTATCTGTTACTGAAAAAGAAAGGAGGGCGCAGAGTCCATGCTTGA
- a CDS encoding ABC transporter ATP-binding protein produces MLEFRNVSVSCQHTPILNDISLTFRDGEITTILGPNGCGKTTLVQCLNGASTVTAGQIFLNGQDFLKISPKERAREISLLPQVRTIIPAIPVKMLVEHGRFPYLGFSRRKSKEDTEIVNRAMEFTHISQYADQYVDTLSGGIRQRVFFAMVLAQDCDYIVLDEPTTYLDLTGQREFYAMIKELKKQGKTIILILHDLSQAVRISDTLVVMNRAGSRSLDEAAHAGTDSDVKATDFPGSIAMVGTPQECLQSHVIEDVFQTSWKRFTDEDGEYYFFE; encoded by the coding sequence ATGCTTGAATTTCGCAATGTTTCCGTTTCCTGTCAGCACACGCCGATCTTAAACGACATCTCATTAACTTTCCGTGACGGGGAGATCACCACGATCCTTGGCCCGAACGGCTGCGGCAAGACTACCCTGGTCCAGTGCTTAAACGGTGCTTCCACGGTGACCGCCGGACAGATATTCTTAAACGGACAGGATTTTCTTAAAATTTCCCCGAAAGAACGTGCCCGGGAAATTTCCCTGCTCCCACAGGTCCGCACGATCATTCCTGCTATTCCGGTTAAAATGCTTGTGGAACACGGGCGCTTTCCTTACCTTGGATTTTCCCGCCGGAAATCAAAGGAGGACACTGAAATTGTAAACCGTGCCATGGAATTTACCCACATCAGCCAGTATGCCGACCAGTATGTCGACACGCTCTCCGGCGGTATCAGACAGCGCGTGTTTTTTGCCATGGTGTTAGCGCAGGATTGTGATTACATCGTGTTGGACGAGCCGACCACCTATCTCGACCTGACCGGGCAGCGCGAATTTTACGCCATGATAAAGGAATTAAAAAAACAGGGAAAAACGATTATTCTGATCTTACATGATCTGAGTCAGGCGGTGCGCATCTCAGATACGCTGGTTGTCATGAACCGCGCCGGTTCCAGATCTCTTGATGAAGCAGCGCATGCCGGTACAGACTCTGATGTTAAAGCAACTGATTTTCCCGGCAGCATCGCCATGGTTGGCACGCCCCAGGAGTGTCTGCAGTCACATGTGATCGAGGATGTGTTTCAGACAAGCTGGAAAAGGTTTACGGATGAAGATGGGGAGTATTACTTTTTTGAGTAA
- a CDS encoding glutathione peroxidase has protein sequence MNFYDYEAEDAGFEILDFPCNQFGNQAPGTTEEIASFCDAKFGITFKLFSKIEANGENTHPLYKYLKEQKGFGGFDPNHPLTPLLESGLYRTQPDFRNTPDIKWNFTKFLIDRDGNVVERFEPTTF, from the coding sequence ATGAATTTTTATGATTATGAAGCAGAGGATGCAGGATTTGAGATTCTTGATTTCCCATGTAATCAGTTTGGAAACCAGGCACCGGGAACAACCGAGGAGATCGCATCTTTCTGCGACGCAAAATTTGGAATTACCTTTAAACTTTTTTCCAAAATTGAGGCAAATGGAGAAAATACGCATCCGCTGTACAAATATCTGAAAGAACAGAAAGGTTTCGGAGGATTTGATCCAAACCACCCTCTCACCCCGCTGCTCGAAAGCGGATTATACCGCACCCAGCCGGATTTCCGTAACACCCCTGATATCAAGTGGAACTTTACGAAGTTTCTGATCGACCGGGATGGAAATGTGGTAGAACGGTTTGAGCCTACCACCTTTTAG
- a CDS encoding nucleotidyltransferase substrate binding protein, whose amino-acid sequence MRAEEVIQAVAELCRHFSAVEVILFGSRAKGTARERSDIDVAVSGVKDFDALAEAKQRDLSDSFVLSGTSAKFSITFDLAWKVMKDILVEYYAMTGFIAGSPREVLKTSYKAELISDDTWMEMLKGGRLKPFYHISIPVDQKLRKVPLDIRGVTEIRLGAV is encoded by the coding sequence GTGAGGGCAGAAGAAGTGATACAGGCGGTTGCAGAACTTTGCAGACATTTTTCGGCGGTGGAGGTGATCTTATTTGGCTCCAGAGCGAAAGGAACAGCACGGGAGAGAAGTGACATTGATGTTGCCGTGTCCGGTGTGAAGGATTTTGATGCACTTGCAGAAGCAAAACAGAGGGATCTTTCGGATTCTTTTGTATTGAGTGGAACCAGTGCAAAATTTAGCATCACATTTGATCTGGCATGGAAAGTTATGAAAGATATACTGGTAGAATATTATGCAATGACGGGTTTTATTGCGGGTTCGCCGCGTGAAGTGCTCAAAACATCCTATAAAGCAGAATTGATTTCAGATGATACATGGATGGAAATGCTAAAAGGTGGTAGGCTCAAACCGTTCTACCACATTTCCATCCCGGTCGATCAGAAACTTCGTAAAGTTCCACTTGATATCAGGGGTGTTACGGAAATCCGGCTGGGTGCGGTATAA
- the cysG gene encoding siroheme synthase CysG, which translates to MAYFPFFIDIENKKGLIVGGGRIAAHKAEKVKPFGVKITIIAPDIMDKLKQDPAFMCEERPFVPEDIEGCAFVIAATDDRELNHRISALCQEKGILVNVVDDKDYCGFLFPSLVKEGKLTAGISTAGASPQIAAELRSRMARELPNQMEEILDYLESIREPAKKMIADDRIRARFLKETAQLCMDENRVPDEEETRQRIRDYCQSAEQTGLGKIVSTGMVTLVGAGCGAYDLITLRGLNAIRRAEVLVYDDLIDARLLDHASESCEKIYVGKRIGVHSREQEEINAILIEHAKKGKRVVRLKGGDPFVFGRGSEEMEALKAKGIPVTEVPGITSAIAVPAAAGIPVTHRGKSRSFHVVTAHTKGTADSLPEGLKELVAVEGTLVFLMGMHQLSKLAGRLMEYGKSPETPAAVVQGNFDGKTVSVRGTLFDIAEKVKESGMQSPAVIVIGETAEMEL; encoded by the coding sequence ATGGCATATTTTCCGTTTTTTATTGATATAGAAAATAAAAAAGGTCTGATCGTGGGTGGCGGCAGGATTGCAGCACACAAGGCAGAAAAGGTGAAACCGTTCGGTGTAAAGATTACCATAATAGCACCGGATATTATGGACAAATTAAAACAGGATCCGGCATTTATGTGTGAGGAGCGTCCCTTTGTGCCGGAGGATATCGAGGGCTGTGCATTTGTCATTGCGGCAACCGATGATAGGGAATTAAACCACAGGATCAGCGCACTGTGTCAGGAAAAAGGAATTTTAGTCAATGTGGTAGATGACAAAGATTACTGCGGTTTTCTATTTCCGTCTCTTGTGAAAGAAGGAAAACTGACCGCGGGAATCTCCACCGCAGGAGCCAGTCCGCAGATCGCGGCAGAATTAAGAAGCCGCATGGCGAGGGAACTTCCAAATCAGATGGAAGAGATTCTTGATTATTTAGAATCAATCCGGGAACCTGCAAAAAAAATGATTGCAGATGACAGGATCAGAGCCAGATTTTTGAAAGAGACAGCACAGCTTTGCATGGATGAAAACCGCGTGCCGGATGAGGAAGAGACGAGGCAGCGGATCAGAGATTATTGCCAGAGTGCGGAACAGACTGGATTAGGGAAAATCGTCAGTACAGGCATGGTAACGCTCGTCGGTGCGGGCTGCGGTGCATATGACCTGATCACACTGCGCGGTTTAAATGCAATACGGAGAGCCGAGGTGCTTGTCTATGACGATCTGATCGATGCGCGTCTGTTAGATCACGCTTCGGAGAGCTGTGAAAAAATTTATGTCGGGAAACGGATCGGTGTACATAGCAGGGAACAGGAAGAAATCAATGCGATTCTGATCGAACATGCGAAGAAAGGCAAACGCGTGGTGCGCTTAAAAGGCGGAGATCCGTTTGTTTTCGGCAGAGGCAGTGAGGAAATGGAAGCGTTAAAGGCGAAAGGAATCCCGGTGACAGAAGTGCCGGGAATCACATCTGCCATTGCGGTTCCGGCGGCAGCAGGAATCCCGGTAACACACCGTGGAAAAAGCCGCAGTTTTCATGTGGTGACGGCACATACGAAAGGCACTGCGGACAGTCTGCCGGAAGGACTAAAAGAACTTGTGGCAGTGGAGGGCACGCTTGTATTTCTGATGGGAATGCACCAGCTTTCAAAACTAGCCGGACGGCTGATGGAGTATGGAAAATCTCCGGAAACACCGGCAGCAGTGGTGCAGGGAAATTTTGATGGAAAAACGGTAAGTGTGCGAGGAACACTTTTTGATATTGCAGAAAAAGTAAAAGAATCCGGGATGCAGTCTCCGGCGGTTATTGTGATCGGGGAGACGGCAGAGATGGAGTTGTAG
- a CDS encoding ABC transporter substrate-binding protein, whose product MKKIYQKLALTGVLAALLLSAGCGGAKETSANETAGDVQAVGQKTESTADAEQTELYTETLEADTGALETNIEAQTQGYTFTDDLGREVTVKSADRVAALIGSFTDVWMLAGGNVVAAANDSWESLGLELDESVVNLGSILEPDVEQLIAAEPDLVIASANTDADVALEETLTKAGITVAYFDVANFDDYLNMLSICTQITGRDDLYQKNGLDVQKEVEEMKQRADGSNPTVLFLRAASSNVKAKGSDGNVCGEMLADLGCVNIADSDESLLDDLSMEAIIAADPQYIFVTIQGNDSDAAMKNVEELLTSNPAWASLTAVKNDHYYILDKRLFNLKPNAKWGEAYKQLADILYPEMK is encoded by the coding sequence ATGAAAAAAATTTATCAGAAACTGGCACTGACAGGCGTGCTTGCAGCACTGCTTCTTTCAGCTGGCTGCGGGGGAGCAAAGGAAACTTCCGCAAATGAAACGGCAGGGGATGTGCAGGCTGTTGGGCAGAAAACAGAAAGCACAGCGGATGCAGAGCAGACGGAATTGTATACAGAGACATTGGAAGCAGATACCGGGGCATTAGAAACAAATATTGAGGCGCAGACACAGGGTTATACGTTCACCGATGATCTTGGACGTGAGGTGACAGTGAAATCTGCAGATCGTGTGGCAGCGCTGATCGGTAGTTTCACAGATGTATGGATGTTAGCAGGCGGAAATGTTGTTGCAGCAGCAAATGATTCCTGGGAGAGCCTTGGTTTAGAACTTGATGAGAGCGTGGTAAATCTTGGAAGCATTTTGGAGCCGGATGTCGAGCAGCTCATTGCAGCGGAGCCGGATCTTGTGATCGCAAGTGCAAATACGGATGCGGATGTTGCATTGGAGGAAACACTGACAAAGGCAGGAATTACCGTTGCCTATTTTGACGTCGCGAATTTTGATGATTATTTAAACATGCTTTCCATCTGTACACAGATTACCGGCAGAGATGATCTCTATCAGAAAAATGGTCTGGATGTGCAGAAAGAAGTGGAAGAAATGAAGCAGAGAGCGGACGGCAGTAATCCGACTGTATTATTCCTTCGGGCAGCATCAAGCAATGTAAAGGCAAAGGGCAGTGACGGAAATGTCTGCGGAGAAATGTTAGCAGACCTTGGCTGTGTGAATATTGCAGACAGTGACGAGAGTCTGTTGGATGATCTTAGCATGGAGGCGATCATTGCGGCTGATCCGCAGTATATTTTTGTGACGATTCAGGGAAATGACAGTGATGCCGCTATGAAAAATGTAGAAGAACTTCTGACCTCTAATCCGGCATGGGCATCTTTGACTGCCGTGAAAAATGATCATTATTATATCCTTGATAAGCGCTTATTTAACTTAAAACCGAATGCAAAATGGGGAGAGGCTTATAAGCAGCTGGCAGATATTTTATACCCGGAGATGAAGTAA
- the thiT gene encoding energy-coupled thiamine transporter ThiT translates to MNNFFATPEGAWGDGSVHLTVTGIVIVVVIIALLLIVAAFVRQKNASRKAALTTKQLVYSAVAIALAVVCSMIKLFEMPMGGSVTLLSMLFIVLIAYWYGPYVGIMTAVAYGLVQFVTEPIFYTIPQMLLDYPLAFGALGLAGFFNKKKWGLQIGYIVGVIGRFIFATISGVVFFASYAPEGMNPVLYSLGYQASYLVPEAVITLIIISIPPVAKAMARVKQNAVES, encoded by the coding sequence ATGAATAACTTTTTTGCTACACCGGAAGGCGCCTGGGGAGACGGCTCCGTACACCTTACTGTGACCGGAATCGTAATCGTCGTCGTAATCATCGCATTACTGCTCATCGTTGCAGCGTTTGTGCGTCAGAAAAATGCAAGCCGCAAGGCAGCCTTAACAACCAAACAGCTCGTTTACTCTGCCGTTGCCATCGCACTTGCCGTGGTATGTTCCATGATCAAACTGTTTGAAATGCCGATGGGCGGCTCTGTCACATTACTTTCCATGCTTTTTATTGTTTTGATCGCATACTGGTACGGTCCTTATGTCGGGATCATGACAGCCGTGGCATACGGTCTGGTACAGTTTGTCACCGAACCGATTTTTTATACCATTCCACAAATGCTGCTTGACTACCCGCTTGCATTTGGTGCACTTGGTCTTGCAGGATTTTTCAATAAGAAAAAATGGGGACTTCAGATCGGATATATCGTCGGTGTGATCGGACGCTTTATATTCGCTACGATCTCAGGTGTTGTATTTTTCGCATCCTATGCACCAGAAGGTATGAACCCGGTACTTTATTCATTGGGATATCAGGCTTCTTACTTAGTACCGGAGGCAGTCATTACCTTAATCATCATCAGTATCCCGCCGGTTGCAAAAGCAATGGCACGCGTAAAACAGAATGCCGTGGAATCGTAA
- a CDS encoding sugar O-acetyltransferase: MDMKKRRDMQLAYISDEAVMEEQVKCRKILQKLNFADRSDFDEIAKTVKELLGKSDGAWINPPFYCDYGSHIEVGKNFFANYNCTIIDVAKVKIGDNCQMAPNVAIYTAGHPIYPDTRNSAFEYGKEVTIGDNVWLGGNTVVCPGVHIGDNVVIGAGSVVTKDIPDWSIAAGNPCRVIRKITEEDKRKLFHDEEIDDEAWEMICAQKEK, encoded by the coding sequence ATGGACATGAAAAAAAGAAGAGATATGCAGCTTGCCTATATTTCAGATGAGGCTGTTATGGAGGAACAGGTAAAATGCAGAAAAATCCTGCAAAAACTTAACTTTGCAGATCGTTCCGATTTTGATGAAATTGCAAAAACTGTAAAAGAACTTTTGGGAAAATCAGATGGTGCATGGATCAATCCGCCTTTTTATTGTGATTATGGTTCACATATCGAGGTAGGTAAAAATTTCTTTGCAAATTATAACTGTACGATTATAGATGTGGCAAAGGTAAAAATAGGTGATAACTGTCAGATGGCGCCGAATGTAGCTATTTATACGGCGGGGCACCCAATTTATCCTGATACCCGCAATTCTGCTTTTGAATATGGAAAAGAAGTTACCATCGGGGACAATGTCTGGTTGGGAGGAAATACAGTCGTCTGTCCGGGAGTACATATTGGAGATAATGTGGTAATTGGTGCAGGAAGTGTTGTTACAAAAGATATCCCGGACTGGTCGATCGCCGCGGGAAATCCATGCCGTGTTATCCGTAAAATAACAGAAGAGGATAAAAGAAAATTGTTTCATGACGAAGAGATTGATGATGAAGCATGGGAGATGATATGTGCGCAGAAGGAAAAATAA
- a CDS encoding cupin domain-containing protein, which yields MSSYPDFRAVSHWHDDLEFIVILDGQMAYDINGQKILLQTGEGIFVNSRCFHYGYSDTHAECLFICILLSPQLLSVNTYFIQNYLDSLIQNSHFPYQKLNPSIQWQNTILHDLKILYENNITKIQPFIILEKSVHIFRLLSENMNFFPDYDKNTEDILALTAMIGYVQKKLSGKTSAERYFLCRKLL from the coding sequence CTGTCAAGCTATCCTGATTTTCGTGCTGTCAGCCACTGGCATGACGATCTTGAATTTATTGTGATTTTGGATGGACAAATGGCTTATGATATCAATGGGCAGAAAATTTTATTACAGACCGGAGAGGGAATTTTCGTCAACAGCCGCTGCTTCCATTATGGTTATTCCGATACCCATGCAGAGTGTCTCTTTATCTGTATTCTGCTCTCTCCACAGCTTCTTTCTGTAAATACTTATTTTATACAAAATTATTTAGATTCTCTGATACAAAACAGCCATTTCCCTTATCAGAAATTGAATCCGTCTATTCAATGGCAAAACACTATTCTTCATGATCTTAAAATTCTCTATGAAAATAATATAACTAAGATTCAACCATTTATTATTCTGGAAAAGTCTGTTCATATTTTCCGGCTGCTTTCTGAAAATATGAACTTCTTCCCAGACTACGATAAAAATACAGAGGATATACTGGCTCTGACTGCGATGATCGGATATGTGCAAAAAAAACTATCCGGAAAAACTTCTGCTGAAAGATATTTCCTCTGCCGGAAACTGCTGTAA